Proteins from one Elephas maximus indicus isolate mEleMax1 chromosome 12, mEleMax1 primary haplotype, whole genome shotgun sequence genomic window:
- the THUMPD1 gene encoding THUMP domain-containing protein 1, producing the protein MAAPVQQPPQPADGKRKGKAQYMQAKRARRCEAAGPRQLEPGLQGILITCNMNERKCVEEAYSLLNEYGDDMYGPEKFTDKNQQSSGNEGEDDDVEAALKKEVDDIRASTEMRLRRFQSMESGANNVVFIRTLGIEPEKLVHHILQDMYKTKKKKTRVILRMLPVSGTCKAFLEDMKKYAETFLEPWFKAPNKGTFQIVYKSRNNSHMNREEVIKELAGIVGSLNSENKVDLTNPQYTVVVEIIKAVCCLSVVKDYMLFRKYNLQEVVKSAKDLSQLNPKQAAHVGNGKEAKQESGDKSNQSDLTEGKHNQQEVPENSGGVEQTKPMSETEAVNDGGTKPELVSQVPEESKSNENDLT; encoded by the exons ATGGCGGCCCCGGTCCAGCAGCCTCCTCAGCCCGCCGACGGGAAGCGCAAAGGCAAGGCTCAGTACATGCAGGCCAAGCGGGCTCGGCGCTGCGAAGCCGCCGGGCCCCGGCAGCTGGAGCCTGGACTACAGGGCATACTCATCACTTGCAACATGAACGAGCGCAAATGCGTGGAGGAGGCCTACAGTCTGCTCAACGAGTACGGTGACGACATGTACGGGCCGGAAAAG TTTACAGACAAGAATCAGCAGTCTTCTGGAAACGAGGGAGAAGATGATGACGTGGAGGCTGCCTTGAAGAAAGAAGTTGATGACATTAGGGCGTCTACAGAGATGAGGCTACGAAGATTCCAGTCCATGGAGAGTGGAGCGAATAATGTTGTCTTCATCAGAACACTTGGGATAG aacCTGAGAAATTGGTGCATCATATTCTCCAGGATATGTACAAAACCAAGAAGAAGAAGACTCGGGTTATTCTACGAATGTTACCTGTCTCCGGCACGTGCAAGGCTTTCTTAGAGGATATGAAAAAATATGCAGAAACATTTTTGGAACCCTGGTTTAAAGCACCAAATAAAGGGACATTTCAGATTGTATACAAATCTCGAAATAACAGTCACATGAATAGAGAAGAAGTTATCAAAGAATTGGCAG GAATAGTAGGCAGCCTGAATTCAGAAAATAAAGTGGATCTTACCAATCCTCAGTACACGGTGGTGGTAGAAATCATCAAAGCTGTCTGTTGCCTGAGTGTCGTGAAAGATTACATGTTGTTCAGAAAGTACAATCTCCAGGAGGTAGTGAAGAGTGCCAAGGACCTGTCACAGCTTAACCCAAAGCAGGCAGCACACGTGGGAAATGGGAAAGAAGCTAAACAGGAATCTGGTGATAAATCAAATCAAAGTGACCtaacagaaggaaaacataaCCAGCAGGAGGTACCAGAGAATAGTGGGGGGGTGGAGCAGACAAAACCAATGTCTGAGACAGAGGCGGTGAATGATGGAGGAACTAAACCTGAACTTGTGAGCCAAGTCCCCGAagaatccaagtcaaatgaaaatgacctcacatag